CGCCGCAACGCTGTAGATCTTCGTCACCTCAAGATTCTCCTCTTTTGTGAGAGGTGGGAGAACGGACGAGAGCCTTCGCGCAAGCATGGTCTTTCCGGCACCAGGCGGGCCTATCATGAGAACATTGTGCCCGCCTGCCGCGGCCACCTCCAGGGCCCTTTTTGCATACTCCTGCCCTCTTATGTCGCTCATGTCTTCGTTCTCAGTTTCCGGCTCAGCCGCTCTCGGCCTGACTTTCGTCAGAAGCTCATTGCGTGAAATCCGGCCGGACAAAAACTCGACGACTTCCTTCAGGTTCCGAACAGGAACGGTCTCGACGCCGTCCACAATCGATGCTTCCTCTGCGTTCCTGTGAGGCACGATGATCCCGTTCACTCCATTCTCTTTTCCTGCAATTGCGACAGGCAGGACTCCGCGCACAGGCCTCAGTCTCCCATCAAGCGCAAGCTCACCCAGGATAATGTATTCGCTCAATTTGTCAGCCGCGAGCTGACCGCTCACAGCAAGGATTCCAATGCTTATGGGCAGATCAAACGATGCACCTTCCTTCCTGACGCCGGCCGGAGCAAGATTTACGGTGAGCCTCTTCGAAGGAAAACTAAATCCCGAGTTGAGAATCGCGGCCATCACTCTCTCCCTGCTTTCTTTCACTGCGACGTCAGGAAGCCCGACAGTCGAGAAGGCCGGAAGTCCTCTTGTGAGACAGGCTTCAACTTCGATGAGGAAGCCGTCACATCCGGAAAGTGCGCCTGTGAGAACTTTCGACAAACTCACTGCTTTCATCCTCGACGTGCAAGAAATGACCGAAGGGCCAAGGGCCTGGAACCCGCACTGTAATTTGAGGAAGAGAATCGTGGGAAGAGACCAGGGAGAGATGATTGCAAGCGATGGGGTTATTTCTTTCAATACTTATGATTTGCCATCTGCGCCGCACAGTCAAGACAAAAATCTGGCAAAACCGTCGGCCAAGGATGGCAAAAATAGGTGACTGTCACTATTTTCCTCCAAATTCTCGTAACAAACTCTTGACTCACGCCCAGGTTTCCTGCTTCCATTACCCACGGTGGTGTACTCCTTTCTGCCGGCTAGTACCGGCGGTTCGTGGAATTCAAGCTTGAAAGAGTACACCGCCTTCTTACTTATTTACACACCTTTTGGTTATATCTCTCCATATCTAGCCTGCTTTATGCATAAACTTACATGAACATGGTATCGAGTGCCACAAGTTA
This genomic window from Candidatus Eisenbacteria bacterium contains:
- a CDS encoding YifB family Mg chelatase-like AAA ATPase, producing MSLSKVLTGALSGCDGFLIEVEACLTRGLPAFSTVGLPDVAVKESRERVMAAILNSGFSFPSKRLTVNLAPAGVRKEGASFDLPISIGILAVSGQLAADKLSEYIILGELALDGRLRPVRGVLPVAIAGKENGVNGIIVPHRNAEEASIVDGVETVPVRNLKEVVEFLSGRISRNELLTKVRPRAAEPETENEDMSDIRGQEYAKRALEVAAAGGHNVLMIGPPGAGKTMLARRLSSVLPPLTKEENLEVTKIYSVAAKLGKLGSTGLRRPFRSPHHTTSDAGMIGGGRLAGPGEISLAHRGVLFLDELPEFKRNVLESLRQPLEEGRVLVTRAAYAVTFPCSTMLVAAMNPCPCGYLGDETRECRCTPLQITNYLGRLSGPLIDRIDIHIHVRPPRFGELLGRASGETSELIRERVGTARGRQEARFGNDGRAVTNSAMNENDISKFVPLGSDSQELLRAAFSRLGLSARAYHRILKVARTIADLAGSDKVMVQHVSEAIQYRSLDFLHTSAL